The Schizosaccharomyces pombe strain 972h- genome assembly, chromosome: I genome contains a region encoding:
- the mac1 gene encoding protein Mac1 encodes MIRNTLAFLAILFLLIPTALLIIGSVSVPSTRMTLAKVEGTEFGIFGTCTGNGTDCTETSFGYNASSSLIDDFYYKGDKRLVLSKVLITHIISAFLSFLSAIFVFFSIFLVNQAVNIINIIVVFITTLLTCLAFAIELVLFLPHNTWQSYVTAGAIGSDLIAILALCLRSVSISRIGQKSARLEHVDTMNSSYSSYKTDVKYPLALDDKLSSVPTLPKFHDALTSTSEFGPPSDSGDTVGTTQYPGDIKYATGYESTVASPVPSRVAKLSSRDTPSIIADYDEFRKSESSPSRSSVLSTSKPEVHETEGYCPHKTGNRPGFPSLNIPRTRPTTAGIANTQFDLEPYRNRQAGSISSEGTDSRFFDVENQVSVAQTPSVKPEMFPKTARPFAAIHANASSTQLRNTENITHPGIPNHFAKTTSSVFDEPPATRMPQTRSPVNDHSSFPSDLPIKGEMSTNMTGAPRVGSRNNSSNDLHAQAGMLKNVGNGPRNAPRNNSSNNLHAQGGMPMNMRGPRGAPRNNSSGDLHIQSGMPMNGRNGPRDTSRNNSSSDLYAQSGMHPNMNNGHRGAPRNNSSNDLHAHGGMPVNMRGPRNTSRNNSSSEFNAQIPMNLRNGPRNASRSNSSTDLFGQSGIPGNSRGMPTSPNSRNNSALDLSMHGIPLANNSRQFKRPSYGNMSRPSFELNGSRNPSHGSLNTAHAGMGYGPRSMMRDPQNLSNVPPVSNTLDQLSGNADFELPVRGNRNNRRGPGGNRMIR; translated from the coding sequence ATGATTCGCAATACTTTAGCGTTTCTAGCCATTCTGTTTCTTCTGATACCAACGGCATTGTTAATCATTGGTAGTGTGTCGGTGCCTTCTACCCGTATGACTCTGGCTAAAGTCGAAGGTACAGAGTTTGGTATATTCGGCACTTGCACTGGTAATGGAACTGATTGTACCGAGACTTCTTTTGGTTACAATGCAAGCTCTTCTCTAattgatgatttttacTATAAAGGTGATAAGCGCCTAGTTCTTTCCAAAGTCTTAATCACTCATATAATCAGCGCCTTTTTGTCATTCCTTAGTGCgatatttgtatttttttccatctTTTTGGTTAATCAAGCTGTCAACATCATCAATATCATAGTCGTTTTCATTACTACATTACTTACCTGTCTTGCTTTTGCTATTGAGCTGGTTCTCTTCCTTCCTCATAATACTTGGCAGTCATATGTCACCGCCGGAGCTATTGGTTCAGACTTGATCGCTATTTTAGCGCTATGCCTGAGAAGTGTTTCAATTTCTCGTATTGGACAGAAGTCTGCACGTCTGGAACATGTTGATACGATGAACTCATCGTACTCGAGCTACAAAACTGATGTTAAATATCCTTTGGCGCTGGATGACAAGCTCAGTAGTGTGCCCACACTTCCCAAATTTCATGACGCTCTTACATCTACTTCGGAGTTTGGCCCTCCTTCAGATAGCGGTGACACGGTTGGTACTACTCAATATCCAGGTGATATTAAATACGCCACGGGATACGAAAGTACTGTGGCTTCTCCAGTACCATCGCGTGTTGCAAAACTTTCTTCCCGCGATACACCTTCTATAATAGCAGACTATGACGAGTTCCGTAAATCGGAGTCTTCGCCTTCTCGTTCCTCTGTGCTTAGTACTTCTAAACCTGAAGTACATGAAACCGAAGGTTATTGTCCCCACAAGACCGGAAATCGACCTGGCTTTCCTTCCCTTAATATACCTCGTACACGTCCTACCACAGCTGGTATTGCTAACACGCAATTTGACTTGGAACCTTATCGTAATCGTCAAGCTGGCTCAATTAGTAGCGAGGGTACAGATTCTCGATTCTTTGATGTAGAAAATCAAGTTTCTGTTGCTCAAACTCCCAGTGTAAAGCCTGAAATGTTCCCTAAGACTGCTCGCCCTTTTGCTGCCATTCATGCTAACGCTTCATCTACTCAACTTCGTAATACTGAAAATATCACACATCCCGGTATTCCAAATCATTTTGCTAAAACAACTAGTAGTGTTTTTGATGAGCCTCCCGCTACTCGAATGCCTCAGACACGCTCTCCTGTGAATGATCACTCTAGCTTCCCATCGGATTTGCCCATTAAAGGTGAAATGTCTACAAACATGACCGGTGCTCCTAGAGTTGGTTCTAGAAACAATTCTTCAAATGATTTGCATGCACAGGCTGGAATGCTTAAAAACGTTGGAAATGGCCCTAGAAATGCTCCTAGAAACAATTCATCGAATAATTTACATGCTCAAGGTGGAATGCCAATGAATATGCGTGGTCCTAGAGGTGCTCCCAGAAATAATTCTTCGGGCGATTTACATATTCAATCTGGAATGCCGATGAATGGACGAAATGGTCCTAGGGACACATCTCGTAATAATTCCTCTTCAGATTTATATGCACAGAGCGGGATGCACCCAAATATGAATAACGGTCACAGGGGTGCACCTAGAAATAATTCCTCAAATGATTTGCATGCTCATGGTGGTATGCCAGTCAATATGCGTGGTCCTAGGAACACTTCAAGAAACAATTCTTCAAGTGAATTTAATGCGCAAATTCCAATGAATTTACGTAATGGTCCTAGAAACGCATCTAGGAGTAATTCTTCAACTGATTTGTTCGGTCAAAGTGGCATTCCTGGAAATTCCCGTGGTATGCCAACTTCTCCTAACTCCAGAAATAATTCAGCCTTGGATCTCAGTATGCACGGCATTCCACTAGCAAACAACTCTCGCCAATTCAAGAGACCAAGTTATGGAAATATGTCAAGACCTTCTTTTGAGTTAAATGGTAGTCGTAATCCCTCACATGGCAGCCTGAATACCGCCCATGCCGGCATGGGTTATGGTCCTCGCAGTATGATGAGAGACCCTCAAAATTTATCTAATGTTCCCCCTGTTTCAAATACGTTAGATCAGCTTTCAGGCAACGCTGATTTCGAGCTTCCGGTTCGTGGTAACCGTAATAATAGACGGGGACCTGGTGGAAATCGGATGATCCGTTAA
- the are1 gene encoding acyl-coA-sterol acyltransferase Are1, which translates to MTDTPRILITPSPLSDISTTINKPNVHPSMSLLKALPECRLVVKSKGDKNNANVVEFPLDRHKQLLIAGKVYHDYKFKPRKSIFDRVTDPNYFAKSEFRGFYVLFWLSMAAWVLQLYARSYWQRDTLLGLPLARQVFRQFFVLFSSDFLMICLSFFSYGLQVCIEKNMIRWANLGYTIQTLWQGFYMVLAVYWVKHRDFPIVQCVFFTLHCAVLIMKQFSYSHHMGYISEIRILHNEYEKLLKFVRECLNSTEKDEKYTFELTFPNKPAETISTLQAEEIVALTAKYLSRQMRSEVGNVVYPDNINFFNYVDYLLVPSLVYSMEFPRVAHFRWHYMAFKAGSTFGLLALTLALVDWYFVPSAVAVKDLDFIGKLRIAPLLMNKIMFPAIILYLIMFYLIFDCILNAFAEITKFADRGFYGAWWNTVTWDEFSREWNKPVHVFLMRHVYHSSISGFKLKKSHAVLLTFLISALVHEFVMLLATGKFRCYILTFQLLQIPLYDLQQMFAFKKRDILGNVFFWIGMFTGPSFLCILYIVF; encoded by the coding sequence ATGACAGATACTCCTAGGATATTGATTACTCCATCTCCGCTTAGCGATATAAGCACAACGATTAACAAACCAAATGTTCATCCCAGTATGAGTCTATTGAAGGCTCTTCCCGAATGCCGACTCGTTGTCAAATCCAAGGGTGATAAAAATAACGCAAACGTTGTTGAATTTCCTCTGGATCGTcataaacaattattaattgCAGGAAAAGTTTACCATGATTATAAGTTTAAGCCTCGTAAATCGATTTTTGATCGTGTAACCGATCCTAATTATTTCGCAAAAAGTGAGTTTAGAGGGTTTTATGTGCTTTTTTGGCTTTCAATGGCTGCATGGGTACTACAGTTATATGCAAGAAGTTATTGGCAACGCGATACTTTGCTTGGTTTACCACTAGCTAGACAGGTCTTTCGCCAGTTTTTCGTGTTGTTTAGCTCAGATTTCCTTATGATTTGCCTCAGCTTTTTTAGTTATGGTTTACAAGTGTGTATTGAGAAGAACATGATTAGATGGGCTAATTTGGGTTACACAATCCAAACTTTGTGGCAGGGCTTTTATATGGTGTTAGCTGTCTATTGGGTTAAGCATCGAGATTTTCCAATTGTTCAATGTGTTTTCTTCACGCTGCATTGTGCCGTTCTAATTATGAAAcaattttcttattctCACCATATGGGCTATATCAGTGAGATTCGTATATTGCATAATGAATacgaaaaacttttaaagtTTGTTCGTGAATGCCTGAATTCCACCGAGAAAGATGAGAAATACACGTTTGAACTGACTTTTCCCAATAAGCCTGCTGAAACGATATCTACATTGCAGGCAGAAGAAATTGTCGCTTTAACAGCAAAATATTTGTCACGCCAGATGCGTAGCGAAGTGGGCAATGTTGTTTATCCTGATaacatcaatttctttaattacgttgattatttattagTTCCATCCCTTGTCTATAGTATGGAGTTTCCTAGAGTTGCCCATTTCCGTTGGCATTATATGGCATTTAAAGCAGGCTCCACATTCGGTTTACTAGCTCTCACCTTGGCTCTTGTAGATTGGTATTTCGTTCCAAGTGCTGTGGCTGTCAAAGATCTTGACTTCATAGGGAAGCTACGCATTGCTCCCTTGTTAATGAACAAAATTATGTTTCCCGCTATCATACTTTACCTTATCATGTTTTACCTGATTTTTGATTGCATTCTTAATGCATTTGCTGAAATCACTAAATTTGCCGACCGTGGATTTTATGGTGCTTGGTGGAATACAGTTACATGGGATGAATTTTCGCGCGAATGGAATAAGCCTGTCCACGTTTTTCTCATGAGACATGTTTACCATTCATCAATTTCCGgtttcaaattaaaaaaatctcacGCTGTTCTACtcacttttttaatttccgCTCTTGTACACGAATTTGTGATGCTGCTCGCAACTGGTAAATTCCGGTGTTACATATTAACATTTCAATTATTACAAATTCCTCTTTATGACCTCCAACAAATGtttgctttcaaaaaacgCGATATCCTTGGTAATGTGTTTTTCTGGATTGGAATGTTCACTGGtccttcatttttatgTATCTTATACATTGTCTTTTag
- the met16 gene encoding phosphoadenosine phosphosulfate reductase: MSSIDTPANKLQAKTLFHPEHLEYINKQLSELSPQDILKWCRWTLPSLFQTSALGLSGLVIMDMLSKMDMNVPLIFINTLHHFPETLDLLEKVKTKYPNVPVHVYRCAEAANEKEFAQKFGEKLWETDESRYDFLVKVEPASRAYSDLNVLAVFTGRRRSQGGERGSLPIVQLDGPVLKINPLANWSFTEVHNYIITNNVPYNELLNKGYRSVGDWHSTQPVREGEDERAGRWRGREKTECGLHSHPQSKFAQYMAELKKKETADQ, from the coding sequence ATGAGCTCAATCGATACGCCTGCTAATAAATTGCAAGCGAAAACCTTGTTTCACCCAGAACATCTCGAATACATCAACAAGCAGTTATCGGAGCTTAGTCCTCAAGATATCTTAAAATGGTGCCGTTGGACACTTCCTTCTTTGTTTCAAACATCTGCGTTAGGACTGTCCGGGCTTGTTATTATGGACATGTTATCGAAAATGGATATGAATGTTCCTCTGATTTTTATCAACACACTTCATCATTTCCCAGAAACACTGGATCTTCTTGAAAAAGTCAAAACTAAGTATCCTAACGTGCCTGTTCACGTCTATCGTTGTGCTGAAGCAGCCAACGAAAAGGAATTTGCTCAGAAGTTTGGTGAGAAGCTTTGGGAGACAGATGAATCTCGGTATGACTTTTTAGTCAAAGTGGAACCAGCAAGTCGTGCTTATTCTGACTTAAATGTACTTGCTGTGTTTACTGGCCGCCGCCGTAGTCAAGGTGGAGAGCGCGGATCTTTGCCCATTGTTCAGCTGGATGGACCAGTATTAAAGATCAACCCCTTGGCTAACTGGTCTTTTACTGAAGTTCataattatattattacAAACAACGTTCCATATAATGAACTTCTGAACAAGGGTTACAGATCAGTTGGTGACTGGCACTCTACTCAACCAGTTAGAGAAGGTGAAGATGAACGTGCCGGACGTTGGCGCGGTCGAGAGAAAACAGAATGTGGATTACACAGTCATCCTCAAAGTAAATTCGCACAATATATGGCGGAGCttaaaaagaaggagaCGGCTGATCAGTGA
- the arb2 gene encoding argonaute binding protein 2, with translation MFRKKKSRVLQRDVNFGNCLEDMNLQITNDFYLRKLNAPNELYEFQVTKDKEYNEKFYFAVLDHVYSWTLQNSLLTRISIPLESSPSEPHSWIYATRNWQTNENGIVIIIQSMSHPLIWSNRNLREGDVRRATVLDVIAKCTEKKLSVVIFSPSALLWDQSINFPRTTRYFTSQGLQITKKSIIKDVETPESYVSIGLNYVMSNSVSTKIHFVGSEYGSYLLNSYLDLNWKKFSGKAGAILLIMNMSINEELHDPDYVSYLIEHARNYLPSHEPCRHLMNSIMTESGIPNFSAGKYIDEFYDYIGDVLLEMIALDTNTSKS, from the exons ATGTttaggaaaaagaaatcccGTGTACTCCAAAGGGACGTCAACTTTGGGAATTGTCTTGAAGACATGAATCTCCAAATTACCAACGATTTTTACTTGAGGAAGTTGAACGCGCCAAATGAGCTATATGAATTTCAAGTTACCAAAGATAAAGAGTACAACGAAAAATTCTATTTTGCTGTACTTG ATCACGTTTACAGTTGGACTTTACAAAATTCCCTTCTAACACGAATATCTATACCATTGGAATCTTCACCGTCAGAACCACATAGTTGGATATATGCAACACGAAATTGGCAAACTAATGAAAATGGAATAGTTATAATTATACAGTCAATGTCGCACCCCTTAATCTGGTCAAATAGAAACTTGCGCGAAGGCGATGTGAGACGTGCAACTGTACTAGATGTAATAGCCAAATGCACAGAAAAGAAACTTTCAGTTGTAATATTTTCTCCCTCTGCGCTATTATGGGACCAAAGCATTAATTTCCCTAGG ACAACCCGTTATTTCACCTCTCAGGGACTTCAAATCACTAAAAAATCTATCATAAAAG ACGTCGAGACTCCAGAGAGCTATGTGTCAATAGGGTTAAACTATGTAATGTCCAATTCAGTGAGCACTAAAATACACTTTGTGGGTTCTGAATATGGATCGTATTTGCTGAATTCTTACTTGGACTTGAATTGGAAGAAATTTTCTGGCAAAGCGGGAGCTATACTTTTAATTATGAATATGAGCATTAATGAAGAGCTTCATGACCCCGACTATGTTAGCTACCTGATAGAA CATGCACGAAATTATCTCCCTTCACATGAGCCTTGTCGACATTTAATGAATAGCATAATGACCGAAAGCGGCATACCTAACTTTTCAGCAG GAAAATATATCGATGAATTCTATGACTACATTGGCGATGTTTTGCTTGAGATGATTGCTCTCGACACTAATACAAGTAAAAGCTGA
- the crb3 gene encoding rixosome complex WD repeat subunit Crb3 — protein sequence MELLLSGCEAIEGEPSNVLCHNLHTGTLVSTFRQSSPAKNATCTTLNHLLSAQHTRPQLNIHNFGKEILDQSIILPEILICVQSSPCGSWLAAGTEKGNLYIWSLKSGALIYFFRAHYQPLTILKFSNDGMVLFTASNDGDVFAWLISTLVDQNSTFETSNSSVKAISHFSGHKRSIVSMEIGPGPIVSGRLYTASEDNTIRIWDVSTGNLLTTIALPSTPSCMTVDPSERVVYVGNEKGIIWIPLYTGSSTFSNNVKEKKRVTSVDNTTIPNAIGGMGRVVDYNDSRESSIISCQSPITTLTVSFDASLLISGDKDGNVLVWDSVSRQVLRRLVQYYSPVSFLQCKVDKISFYSNSSLSFPVLKRMITNEYLNSDVRICIQDDGVEQLMQPENILKISSDIVTQGSESSWRAKAETSEMQLKEAKRLFYELKQIHQALWEKYLQK from the exons ATGGAGCTGCTTCTTTCTGGCTGTGAAGCTATTGAGGGTGAACCAAGTAATGTTCTATGCCACAATCTACATACCGGTACCCTGGTGAGCACATTCCGTCAAAGCTCACCTGCTAAAAACGCGACATGTACTACTTTGAATCATTTGCTATCTGCTCAACATACCCGTCCACAGCTGAATATTCACAATTTTGGAAAG GAAATTTTGGATCAATCAATCATTTTACCTGAAATACTTATTTGTGTGCAATCGAGTCCTTGTGGTTCTTGGCTGGCAGCAGGCAcagaaaaaggaaatttgtACATATGGTCATTAAAATCCGGTGctcttatttatttcttcagaGCACACTACCAACCTTTGaccattttgaaattttccAATGATGGTATGGTTTTATTCACTGCTTCCAACGATGGTGATGTATTCGCTTGGTTGATAAGCACTTTGGTAGACCAAAACTCTACTTTTGAAACAAGTAATAGTTCAGTTAAAGCGATTTCTCATTTCTCTGGTCATAAGCGTTCTATCGTGTCTATGGAAATTGGCCCTGGTCCCATCGTTAGTGGTCGACTTTACACGGCTTCGGAAGACAACACAATAAGGATTTGGGATGTTTCTACAGGAAACCTTTTGACAACGATTGCTCTTCCCTCAACTCCCAGTTGCATGACCGTGGATCCTTCCGAACGTGTTGTCTACGTTGGTAACGAAAAGGGAATAATATGGATTCCATTATACACAGGATCATCCACTTTTTCTAACAACgttaaagagaaaaaaagagttaCGTCTGTTGATAATACTACTATTCCAAACGCCATCGGAGGTATGGGTCGAGTTGTAGATTATAACGACAGTAGAGAATCAAGTATTATATCGTGTCAATCCCCAATAACCACGTTGACTGTTTCCTTTGATGCTTCTCTACTCATTAGTGGTGATAAGGATGGTAATGTTTTGGTTTGGGATAGTGTTTCTCGACAAGTTTTGCGCCGCCTCGTTCAGTATTATTCGCCGGtctcttttcttcaatgcAAGGTCGACAAGATatcattttattcaaaCTCTTCACTTTCTTTTCCAGTTTTAAAGCGCATGATTACAAATGAGTACTTAAATTCAGATGTTCGAATTTGCATTCAAGATGATGGGGTAGAGCAGCTGATGCAACCGGAAAATATTCTCAAAATCAGCTCTGATATTGTC ACACAAGGCTCAGAGTCCAGTTGGCGTGCCAAAGCTGAAACCAGTGAAATGCAGCTCAAGGAAGCAAAAAGATTATTTTATGaattaaagcaaattcATCAAGCGTTATGGGAAAAATACCTGCAAAAgtaa
- the teb1 gene encoding Myb family telomere binding protein, with amino-acid sequence MRSMKPPGFSSDLMDEHSVDLLNGSILAAENPSKREVAQDVPGFERKPTKVRKPRVKWTEKETNDLLRGCQIHGVGNWKKILLDERFHFTNRSPNDLKDRFRTILPEDYKKFYPNAKTHMGRPQKIPHTVGLSKSTRKERKQFTPEEDERLLEGFFLHGPCWTRISKDANLGLQNRRSTDLRDRFRNAFPERYAAAGFKLKNNPGNRSKYYQNNMVNDATTPNDSSTTEAAAAAVAAVAAVAASNPNASPQQTTEQPASDELLDWPHHNLPSQFFTSQRNPNYSTDSFLLGQSLSDPFNHTLQSFHPYESLFSAGQPPSLPISPSTSQNSVQPFPFSIQQPPLHLEPPLSSNTLNSSTLPQPNSTDFNTFPPLPSTPRISSEDIPWDNRG; translated from the exons ATGAGGTCTATGAAACCTCCAGGGTTTTCATCAGATCTTATGGATGAGCATTCTGTCGACTTGTTGAATGGGTCCATTTTGGCAGCTGAAAATCCCTCTAAAAGGGAGGTAGCTCAAGATGTTCCAGGATTCGAGAGAAAGCCTACGAAAGTGAGAAAGCCTCGAGTAAAATGGACTGAGAAAGAAACTAACGATTTACTACGGGGATGTCAAATT CATGGTGTTGgtaattggaaaaaaatactattaGATGAACGTTTTCATTTTACGAATCGTTCTCCCAATGATTTAAAAGACAG ATTTCGGACAATTTTACCAGAAGATtacaaaaagttttatcCCAATGCGAAAACGCATATGGGACGGCCTCAAAAAATCCCTCATACGGTAGGTTTATCTAAATCAACTAGAAAGGAGAGAAAGCAATTTACCCCAGAAGAGGATGAGCGTTTATTAGAGGGCTTTTTTCTGCATGGTCCTTGCTGGACTCGTATTAGTAAAGATGCAAATCTCGGACTTCAAAATCGTCGAAGTACAGATCTAAGGGATAGGTTTCGGAATGCTTTCCCAGAAAGATATGCGGCTGCTGGATTTAAGCTTAAGAATAATCCAGGCAATAGATCGAAATATTATCAGAATAATATGGTAAATGATGCTACGACCCCGAACGATAGTTCTACAACGGAggcagcagcagcagcagtTGCTGCAGTGGCCGCCGTAGCTGCTAGTAATCCTAACGCATCACCACAGCAAACCACTGAGCAGCCAGCATCTGACGAGCTGCTCGATTGGCCACATCATAATTTACCAAgccaattttttacatcTCAACGGAATCCTAACTACTCGACTGATTCCTTTTTACTGGGTCAGTCATTGTCTGATCCCTTTAATCACACATTACAATCATTTCACCCTTATGAGTCTTTGTTTTCTGCAGGCCAACCTCCTTCATTACCTATATCCCCATCGACATCGCAAAACTCGGTCCAACCATTTCCCTTCTCAATTCAACAACCTCCACTTCATTTGGAGCCTCCCTTAAGTTCAAATACGCTTAACTCGTCTACTCTGCCGCAGCCGAATTCCACTGATTTCAATACTTTTCCACCTTTGCCCTCGACTCCTAGAATCTCATCCGAGGATATACCGTGGGACAACCGGGGATAG
- the mba1 gene encoding respiratory complex assembly protein, giving the protein MNVLRTQKYWVNQFAINFACRNTYVNPMFLRYFHCAVPRAISQRALKPMDIPFLQCYIEPIDNTSFFLHPFKKIRFWWRYLFYGWWNLKKNQFLIKRTFPDRDFSIAEIIQNALKLHSGVNKALANHDLQQLEELCTLRTAQILKQQALNQPKCIWKLEKHISKPKLLNLSRAQADLKGEEFFVQAVVRLHTLQSLRTDKGSPKIEKPDIENVVIQQRSWTSPIRWQLWGSVPSTPVNTVRKTLPDGQVTFVAKPSKKSFLKQLFSGKE; this is encoded by the exons ATGAATGTTCTTAGAACTCAGAAATATTGGGTGAATCAGTTCGCTATCAATTTCGCTTGCAGAAATACCTACGTTAATCCTATGTTTTTGCGATATTTCCATTGCGCTGTTCCTCGTGCAATAAGTCAAAGGGCATTAAAGCCTATGGATATACCGTTTTTGC AATGTTACATTGAACCTATCGATAATACATCATTTTTCTTGCatccttttaaaaaaatacgtTTTTGGTGGAGATATTTGTTCTACGGTTGGtggaatttaaaaaaaaatcaattcttGATTAAGCGTACCTTTCCTGACCGTGACTTCAGCATCGCcgaaattattcaaaatgctttaaaacTTCATTCTGGTGTCAACAAGGCACTTGCTAA TCATGATTTACAGCAATTAGAGGAATTATGTACCTTGAGAACTGCtcaaatattaaaacaacAAGCTCTAAACCAGCCAAAATGTATATGGAAACTTGAAAAGCACATATCTAAGCCTAAGCTACTTAATTTGAGTCGTGCCCAAGCAGATTTGAAAGGCgaagaattttttgtacAAGCCGTCGTACGGCTGCATACCCTACAATCTTTACGAACGGATAAAGGCTCTCCCAAGATTGAAAAGCCAGATATAGAGAATGTTGTTATCCAGCAAAGATCGTGGACTTCTCCAATTAGATGGCAATTGTGGGGGTCTGTTCCATCGACCCCGGTAAACACAGTAAGAAAGACATTGCCTGACGGACAAGTTACTTTTGTTGCTAAGCCGTCAAAAAAAtcgtttttaaaacaactCTTCTCCGGAAAGGAGTAG
- the eki1 gene encoding choline kinase gives MVNFASEVDKNNAFDSAHPSRKCKGSLDCNDPDPIFRHKVLVIIHKLAISSWNRIPLTLCNKLHIKRISGALTNAVYYVAPPEGYHAPKLLLRIYGPHVELFINRQVELENLKRLARHNIGPYLIGEFSNGRFEQYMESTTLTCKTIRDPKLSIYVGRRLCELHNFILLHPHEVLEMPAAWKNCLVWLPKAKAKILGRKHSLAITSEFMKTLEEDFNAYYNWFVEWSRDKKDWFGLKMVFSHNDTQYGNLLKIKAKKRSIPLSQKHRTLVPVDFEYAGPNLCAFDLANYFAEWMADYHHPTHNYLMDRSRYPDFNARKLVYHAYVEQSAVINDLLEIEDASLLKTDISDELKNTFEKQIMNLEESVRAISPAANIGWALWGILQCLEEDDEWEDLSVSSQVADRPEKQLVEGSTVPPIGTSSFDYIGYSSEKFDLFYEGCAALGLNGRNRSTFSYA, from the coding sequence ATGGTCAATTTTGCTTCTGAGGTTGACAAGAATAATGCCTTTGATTCGGCTCACCCTTCTCGAAAATGTAAAGGATCTTTGGATTGTAATGACCCTGATCCCATTTTTCGTCATAAGGTTTTGGTAATAATACACAAACTTGCTATTTCTAGTTGGAATCGTATTCCGTTAACATTGTGTAACAAGTTACACatcaaaagaatttcaGGAGCTTTAACTAATGCTGTCTATTATGTGGCACCGCCAGAAGGTTACCACGCTCCCAAACTGTTACTACGGATTTATGGTCCCCATGTtgaattgtttattaatcGACAAGTTGAACTGGAAAACTTGAAGCGCCTTGCTCGACACAATATTGGGCCTTATTTAATTGGCGAGTTTTCCAATGGCCGCTTTGAACAATATATGGAATCAACTACTTTGACCTGCAAAACAATTCGCGATCCCAAACTTTCTATCTATGTTGGCCGTAGACTTTGTGAGTTACACAATTTTATCCTTTTACACCCCCATGAAGTTCTCGAAATGCCTGCTGCTTGGAAAAATTGCTTGGTATGGCTTCcgaaagcaaaagcaaaaatactTGGTAGAAAGCACTCCTTAGCAATTACTAGTGAATTTATGAAAACTTTGGAAGAAGACTTTAACGCTTATTACAATTGGTTTGTTGAATGGTCGCGtgataaaaaagattggtttggtttaaaaatggttttCTCTCATAATGATACTCAATATGGCAACCTcttgaaaattaaagctAAAAAACGTTCTATACCTCTTTCCCAAAAGCATCGAACCCTTGTACCTGTTGATTTTGAGTATGCTGGGCCAAATCTTTGTGCTTTTGATTTAGCTAACTATTTTGCTGAATGGATGGCCGACTATCATCATCCAACCCATAATTATTTGATGGACCGCTCAAGGTATCCAGATTTTAATGCTCGAAAGTTGGTTTATCACGCATATGTTGAGCAATCCGCTGTCATTAATGATCTACTCGAAATTGAAGATGCTTCATTGTTGAAAACTGATATTTCCGACGAATTAAAGAACACgtttgaaaagcaaattatGAACTTAGAAGAATCTGTTCGCGCAATTAGTCCTGCTGCGAACATCGGGTGGGCATTGTGGGGAATTTTACAATGCTTggaagaagatgatgaatGGGAGGATCTAAGCGTTTCCAGCCAAGTTGCGGATCGACCTGAAAAACAGTTGGTTGAAGGTTCTACCGTCCCTCCTATTGGTACCTCTTCTTTTGACTATATTGGATACAGCtctgaaaaatttgatcTGTTTTACGAGGGATGTGCTGCCTTAGGCCTAAACGGTCGAAACCGTTCTACATTTTCGTATGCTTga